From the Oncorhynchus nerka isolate Pitt River linkage group LG20, Oner_Uvic_2.0, whole genome shotgun sequence genome, one window contains:
- the LOC135562759 gene encoding plexin-B3-like, with amino-acid sequence MLTNWMSICLYSFLKEVAGEPLYMLYRAIKYQVDKGPVDAVTGKAKRTLNDSHLLREDIDYCSITLVVKSGVEVQPCPVKVLDTDTITQVKDKILDQIYKGAPSHRDLLQTH; translated from the exons ATGCTCACCAACtggatgtccatctgtctctacTCCTTCCTCAAG GAGGTGGCTGGGGAGCCCTTGTATATGCTGTACAGAGCCATCAAGTACCAGGTGGATAAGGGACCAGTAGACGCTGTGACGGGGAAGGCCAAGCGCACCCTGAACGACAGCCATCTACTGAGAGAGGACATCGACTACTGCTCCATC ACTCTGGTGGTGAAGAGTGGTGTGGAGGTGCAGCCGTGTCCCGTCAAGGTGTTGGACACCGACACCATCACACAGGTCAAAGACAAGATCCTAGACCAGATCTATAAAGGAGCTCCTTCTCACAGAGACCTGCTGCAGACTCACTAG